The following is a genomic window from Engraulis encrasicolus isolate BLACKSEA-1 chromosome 13, IST_EnEncr_1.0, whole genome shotgun sequence.
gagagaaagacagctggagagagaaagacagttggAGATGAAGACACAGCTGGAGAGAGAAACACAactggaggagatgaagagacaggTGGAGGAGAGTGCAAGACGActgaagaagatgaagagattgctggagagaggagcagaacagCGAGATGGTGAGTATGAATAAAAAACCCTATCGTTTATTATGTTATTCCTGATACATGATGAACTAGGTGAAGAAATACATTGGTCTTATTCCAGAAAAATAAAGACTTCAAGACAAAATTTAAaaatacaaaattgtatttaaGATGTCAACACAACAGGTGGAGGTGGCGTCAAATTTGGCTTAGGATAAAGTAGGAGCGGCGCACAATTTACACTCAGATGCCCAATCGTCTGCAAAATGTAGATGTGTCACAAACAGAGCCCCACTGCTCTGGGGGAAGAGAAAGGAGCCACACAGTAGGCGTGCAGCTACGCAGATTTACAGCTGAAGGATTTGGGCATTTTTGGGATACATGCCGGGTTCACTTTCAACGTGACATTGACATCACCCTCCGCAAATTGTGCACAACCAACAGGGTATCCAATTCATTTAAGCGTTTAGTAGTAGCCAAAGTGAGAAGTGAATGGCTCTGTTCACCGGAGCTCGGAGGCCCCGACTATACTCCAGACAAACCAAAGCACTTACGCATATGGGTATCACGTCTGGGAGGGATTCTGACTTAGAGGTGTTCAGTCATAATCCTGCAGAAGGTAGCTTCACACCAGTGGCTCATCAGCCAAGTGCATGAACCAAATGGCTGAACCTGCGGTTCCTCTCgtactgagcaggattaccattgcAACAAGACATCCTCAGTAGGGTTAAACTAACTTGTCTCACGACAGCCATGCATATTTGTTCTCAACCTAGGCTCCCTGTGTTTTCTTCAGGTTCACATATCTATATATTTCATAGAGGTTATTATACATTAAACATTAAAACATTATGACTTGCGTGAGAATGTACTGTTTGGATCTTCGAAATCGTTGAGTATTTTCTAACTTTGATAGACCATCTCCATATTTCGGAAGGGATATTTCAAGATCTTTGCACTAACAACTGGAACTGCGGCCTCATTTGTGTTTCTTCCTGTCAGAATTGGGGATTGTGCTGCTAGGATGCAGATATGTTGggaagagttcatcaggaaacaccatcctgggcagagagGAGTTTGGTACTGCAGTTAGAACAGCTCAGTGTGTGGAGAGACAAGGAGAAGTAGCAGGGAGACACGTCACTGTGGTGGAGGCTCCAGGATGGAATACCTGGACTACAGAAGAAACACCCAGCATGACTGAAGAGGAAATCGAGCTAAGACTGCCTCTGTGTCCTCCTGGACCTCAAGCTCTACTGCTGGTCATAAGTGTGAATCGGTCATTCACAGAGATATACAGAAGATCAGTGCAGGAACACCTGGAGCTTCTGGGTGAGAGAGTGTGGAGTGACACTATGGTACTGTTCACACATGGAGACTGGCTTGGAGACAGATccattgagcagcacattgagagtgaAGGAGTGTGTCTGCAGTGgctggtagagaaatgtgggaacagatatCATGTCCTCAACAACAAAAGAGGTGACCACATGCAGGTCACACAGCTgatggagaagatagaagagatggtggtGGCAGCAAACAGAGGATGGTGTTATTGGATCCGTAAGTAATTTAATGTGATGTGCAAAAGGCTgttttatatacatatattttttataaTACTATAAATGAACTTTCAAGCTGTATGAAAATGAACCTCATTAGAATTATAAAGTTTTCAAATTCATTACCTGTCAAAAGTTTTAGAACATATCTTCCCCCCACCATACATTTTACTGATAATTCAGCTCATTTTGTTTCACTTTCAGTTCTGGTTTaaacaatgtacagtatattcaaaatATACAACACATACGTGATTTGATTGTGGAAAAGGTATCTGTGGAATTAATATATAGACTAGACAATATATCACAAGGATTTACAAATTACATTTAGGCCTAGCATTTTTCATTCCATGGACAGAAAAGACTTCTAACTAGAGTGTAGCCACCTTTAACATTGACTACTGCTAACTGCTGATTTACTCCCTGGACAAGATGTCCTCCAAAATCGATGGATTATCAGTTGATATCTACAGCTTGAATTGCAACTGCAATTGTaataaataactggaaaaatcACAGAGTTTTAGGACTTTTGACTGGTAGTGTAATTAAGCTTTCGATAGTAAGTAGAAACAAATGTCGCTTACACTCAACCACAAACGTTTGACATCCTCCATGACACTGCCCTTATGTAGTTGCCATCTAGTTTGATTCAATTAATACAGGGTATATTTTATTTTCAGGACCAGAGGAGCCACGGCCTGTAAGGAAAGCACGCAGCATGGACTGGGTTCCTCCATATAGTAAGTGTAATGTTTCATATTTTTATATCAAACATTTCATATTCTTTAATGAAATATTGTCAAGTTATGAGTGTCAGTGGTTCCTTACCACCAAGCAGGGCTATCCCTTAAGGCGGCaaacactgtgcgatattttcactcgtgggtattatgctcctgctcacactgtacgAGGGAATTTCACAATTTAAAAGTTTGCATCTAaagactcacgtcctcacactatacgagctgacagtcggatgcgagccgaatgctcccactgtgcggcacgacaggcatgtttcccgggtctgcagagaGGATGGAACGTGcagcgcacctgaggtggagatgaggacgcgctcaaccGTGCTAATGTTGTATTTATATTTAGGGAACAGGAGCAGTATCACAGAATGACTGATGagtgtagggctgggcaatatggaaaaaaatacgatatggattacttataACACGATAACGATCtacatcacgatatagcacaattacatacgttttcagttattctcttcatttgctctttattttttcctgTCGCAacacaacctttctttaaaatggatctttttattcttctttttacagttacataaacttatagtgtgtattgtgacaacatgaaatgtaattaaatgatagtaatttaatcaattttatacaattgaatatcacgatataaacgatataggagaaaggtcacgatatacacttttatatcacgataacgatatatatcgtcatattgcccagtccTAGATGAGTCGTTCCACCTCTTTGTCTAGAACACTGTCTGCTAATGTAGCTCTTCCTTCAAAATCCTCTTTTTAATAAATGACTTTGTCTTGTTTCCTAGTGAGTGGAGATTCAGACCATTGGTCCTTCACCAGCTCTGCCTACAGCTCCTTCAGGTCTAGAGCAAGCTTTGACATCAGCTCTCTACAGGGGACTATGAGGTCCACAACATCTTCTCAAAGTTCTGGAATTGGATCTTTAGGTTCTAGAGCAGGTTCTAGTCGAGGTCCTGATTCTATAGGGTTTAAAGTCCCAAACTTGTTAAAACTGAGAAAGGCTCTTGAATCACAGGAGAGATCAGAGAGTGAAGAGCACGAGGCAGATGGCAATAAGAAGTCAacaaagaagaaggaggaggaggatgacaacGTTCTCTAATCACAAAGACTATTTACTGAATCAACCAATCAGCTTCTGgaacaagacaaagacaaaaagtgATTCCAAGTATACTACTAGACTAGGCCTACTGAAATGCAATGAGTGCCAGTTATCAGTAAAATGGTAAAGAAATGTGTTCAGCTACATAattcatattttttgttttgtgtttgaaatCACTTTATGTATAAAATTATTAACAGTAACCAAATATGTACCTCTTTGAACTGTCTTCCAATGT
Proteins encoded in this region:
- the LOC134461470 gene encoding GTPase IMAP family member 9-like, with translation MKTQLERETQLEEMKRQVEESARRLKKMKRLLERGAEQRDGFFLSELGIVLLGCRYVGKSSSGNTILGREEFGTAVRTAQCVERQGEVAGRHVTVVEAPGWNTWTTEETPSMTEEEIELRLPLCPPGPQALLLVISVNRSFTEIYRRSVQEHLELLGERVWSDTMVLFTHGDWLGDRSIEQHIESEGVCLQWLVEKCGNRYHVLNNKRGDHMQVTQLMEKIEEMVVAANRGWCYWIRPEEPRPVRKARSMDWVPPYMSGDSDHWSFTSSAYSSFRSRASFDISSLQGTMRSTTSSQSSGIGSLGSRAGSSRGPDSIGFKVPNLLKLRKALESQERSESEEHEADGNKKSTKKKEEEDDNVL